In Ruminococcus sp. HUN007, a genomic segment contains:
- a CDS encoding ATP-binding protein — protein sequence MSIKQNISTVLLMMWHSFFLSRPRRFGKSLFLSALKAYWEGKKELFSGLAIEKLEEGNADAWNPHPVFYFDFNGENYSETSVENVLVKHLKRWEELYDINDNSESLGERFQNLLIKVKQKTGMRCVVLVDEYDKPLLDMADDQELQEKYKNTFKGFFSNLKSCNEYIRFVFITGVTKFNKVSIFSDLNQLKDISLSEDFSDICGITEKELRDNFAPEIAAMADKHHISKEECLVKLKQQYDGYRYHQNGSCLYNPFSLINAFSDKEFGAYWFETGTPSFLMKQIRENNFDVRKFSDKTIYANERTLKDYTGDSLDFIPLLYQSGYLTIAEYDARRRRYTLALPNEEVKYAFYESLMPVYVPSARPGSGLDIFTLEDKIENGDLDAVRDFFTALFARIPYSSADTTFEHYFQTVIYLVFTLLGQFTECELHTFSGRIDCIVQTSGFIYLFEFKRDESADSALKQINDNKYALPFASDSRKLYKIGVSFDSDKRVLADWKVEE from the coding sequence ATGTCGATAAAACAGAATATATCTACCGTCTTGCTCATGATGTGGCACAGTTTTTTTCTCAGCCGTCCGAGAAGATTTGGTAAAAGCCTTTTCCTTTCTGCGTTAAAAGCATACTGGGAGGGGAAGAAGGAACTTTTCTCAGGACTTGCAATCGAAAAGCTTGAAGAAGGAAATGCAGACGCATGGAATCCGCATCCTGTCTTTTACTTTGATTTCAACGGTGAAAACTATAGTGAAACATCTGTGGAGAACGTTCTTGTTAAGCATCTTAAAAGATGGGAAGAACTTTACGATATAAACGATAACAGTGAATCGCTCGGTGAAAGATTCCAGAATCTTCTTATAAAAGTGAAGCAGAAGACCGGAATGCGCTGCGTTGTACTCGTAGATGAATACGACAAGCCATTACTAGATATGGCTGATGATCAGGAATTACAGGAGAAATACAAGAATACTTTCAAGGGTTTTTTCAGTAATCTGAAAAGCTGTAACGAATATATTCGCTTTGTATTTATCACCGGTGTTACTAAATTCAATAAAGTCAGCATATTCAGCGACCTTAATCAGCTTAAAGATATCTCTCTAAGCGAAGATTTTTCTGATATTTGCGGCATTACAGAAAAAGAACTGCGGGATAATTTTGCTCCTGAAATAGCTGCAATGGCTGATAAGCATCATATAAGCAAAGAAGAATGTTTAGTTAAGCTGAAACAGCAGTATGACGGTTATCGCTACCATCAGAACGGTTCGTGTTTATATAATCCATTTAGTCTGATCAATGCTTTCAGCGACAAGGAATTCGGAGCATACTGGTTTGAAACCGGAACACCTTCTTTTCTGATGAAACAGATCCGTGAAAATAATTTTGATGTTCGAAAATTTTCAGATAAAACTATTTATGCTAATGAACGTACACTGAAAGATTATACAGGTGATTCACTTGATTTTATTCCACTTCTTTATCAGAGTGGTTATCTGACAATTGCTGAATATGATGCCCGCAGAAGACGATATACACTTGCTTTACCGAATGAAGAAGTGAAGTATGCTTTTTATGAAAGCCTTATGCCGGTCTATGTTCCTTCTGCAAGACCAGGAAGCGGTCTGGATATATTTACTCTGGAAGATAAGATAGAAAACGGAGATCTTGATGCTGTCAGAGATTTCTTTACAGCTCTTTTCGCAAGAATACCATATTCATCAGCAGATACAACATTCGAGCATTATTTTCAGACCGTAATATATCTCGTATTTACACTGCTTGGTCAGTTTACAGAATGCGAGTTACATACTTTCTCTGGTAGAATCGACTGTATAGTCCAGACTTCAGGATTTATCTATCTGTTTGAATTCAAACGTGATGAAAGTGCCGACAGTGCTCTGAAGCAGATAAATGACAATAAATATGCTCTTCCGTTTGCATCCGACAGCAGAAAGCTGTATAAGATTGGTGTATCGTTTGATTCTGATAAAAGAGTTCTTGCTGACTGGAAGGTTGAAGAATAA